The Caballeronia sp. SL2Y3 genome includes a window with the following:
- a CDS encoding sugar phosphate isomerase/epimerase: MRQSSSSAKTEVVIVASAFGVDAIRRDGHAAWAEKASLSGADGFEVRRELCADASLDALARLGERIRAAGLWAVHSTPATLFTADGSLDHEALALAIDEARALGARIVKLQLGGDERGVATDSATLEALTRAIDGSSARVLVENGQLRAGGLPNAFEMLFAALPADSGLAMTFDTGNWRWADVNPLDAAKRLGRHVGYIHCKATQGEGARRFAVAPAHDDAQFAAILSHLPSDAPRGIEFPFRDEADAATQVARIAAF; this comes from the coding sequence ATGAGACAGTCGAGCAGCAGCGCGAAAACTGAAGTTGTGATTGTCGCGAGCGCGTTCGGCGTCGATGCGATCCGTCGCGATGGCCATGCCGCGTGGGCGGAGAAAGCGTCGCTCTCGGGCGCAGACGGTTTCGAAGTTCGTCGCGAACTGTGCGCCGACGCCAGCCTGGACGCACTCGCGCGGCTCGGCGAGCGCATCAGGGCAGCTGGCTTATGGGCCGTGCATTCGACGCCTGCGACCCTGTTTACTGCCGACGGCTCGCTCGACCACGAAGCGCTTGCGCTCGCAATCGATGAAGCGCGGGCGTTGGGTGCGCGCATCGTCAAGCTGCAATTAGGCGGCGACGAGCGCGGCGTGGCGACGGATTCGGCGACGCTGGAGGCGCTCACGCGCGCCATCGACGGCTCTTCGGCTCGGGTGCTGGTCGAGAACGGTCAATTGCGTGCCGGCGGTTTGCCGAATGCATTCGAAATGCTATTCGCCGCGCTGCCGGCCGACAGTGGTCTTGCAATGACGTTCGATACCGGCAACTGGCGCTGGGCCGATGTCAATCCGCTCGACGCCGCCAAGCGGCTTGGCCGGCATGTCGGCTATATACACTGCAAGGCGACGCAAGGCGAGGGCGCCCGGCGCTTCGCCGTCGCGCCGGCCCACGACGACGCGCAGTTCGCCGCAATCCTCTCGCATTTGCCGTCCGATGCGCCACGCGGCATTGAATTTCCGTTCCGCGACGAAGCCGACGCGGCGACTCAGGTGGCGCGCATCGCGGCGTTCTGA
- the dkgB gene encoding 2,5-didehydrogluconate reductase DkgB: MVETIPSFGLGTFRVDADKTTQAVKSALQIGYRHIDTAQFYNNEAAVGRGVRESGIARDDVWVTTKVWWDRLAHDKLIASLKDSHAKLDIGTIDLALVHWPSPDGAVPIAETLAAMQEAQQLGLIRHYGVSNFTAPLLEEALNAPGGREIVTNQIEVSPFLANRPLVEATQRLGVKVTAYMPLGEGRAHNDTTIKAIAAKHGATPAQVTFAWLLSRDIVVLSASTNAEHQQANWDAQKLKLDADDIAKIDKLDEGKRNANPSFAPKW; the protein is encoded by the coding sequence ATGGTCGAAACGATTCCTTCCTTCGGTCTCGGCACGTTTCGCGTCGATGCAGACAAAACCACGCAAGCCGTCAAGAGCGCGCTGCAAATCGGCTATCGCCATATCGACACGGCGCAGTTCTATAACAACGAAGCCGCCGTCGGCCGGGGCGTGCGCGAATCGGGCATCGCGCGCGACGACGTCTGGGTGACGACGAAAGTCTGGTGGGACCGCCTCGCGCACGACAAGCTGATCGCGAGCCTGAAGGACAGCCACGCGAAGCTCGATATCGGCACCATCGACCTGGCGCTCGTCCACTGGCCGTCGCCCGACGGCGCGGTGCCCATCGCCGAAACGCTCGCCGCGATGCAGGAAGCGCAGCAACTCGGCCTGATCCGCCACTACGGCGTGTCGAACTTCACCGCGCCGCTGCTCGAAGAAGCGTTGAATGCGCCGGGCGGGCGCGAGATCGTCACGAACCAGATCGAGGTCAGCCCGTTCCTCGCCAACCGCCCGCTCGTCGAAGCGACGCAGCGGCTCGGCGTGAAAGTCACCGCTTACATGCCGCTCGGCGAAGGCCGCGCCCACAACGACACGACCATCAAGGCGATCGCCGCGAAGCACGGCGCGACGCCTGCGCAGGTGACGTTCGCGTGGCTGCTGTCGCGCGACATCGTGGTGCTCTCGGCATCGACCAATGCGGAGCACCAGCAAGCCAACTGGGACGCGCAAAAGCTCAAGCTCGATGCCGACGACATCGCCAAAATCGACAAGCTCGACGAAGGCAAGCGCAACGCGAATCCGTCGTTCGCGCCGAAGTGGTAG
- a CDS encoding sugar kinase, protein MQVEHEALDVVTYGEAMTMFVAAETGDLASVGHFTKRVAGADLNVAIGLSRLGFKVGWMSRVGRDSFGRYVLDVLAEEGIDARCVSIDERYPTGFQLKGKCDDGSDPAVEYFRKGSAASHLSVDDYVADYVVGARHLHLTGVAPAISASSRELAFHMAREMRAAGKSISFDPNLRPTLWPSREAMAESLNALAALADWVLPGVSEGLVLTGYAAPEDIAAFYLDRGAKGVVVKLGAEGAYFRTADGDSGVVAGVPVTNVVDTVGAGDGFAVGVVSALLEGRSVRDAIARGNRIGALAIQVIGDSEGLPTREALDALESQDQSGKNDKNDKTARAAIIV, encoded by the coding sequence ATGCAGGTTGAGCACGAAGCTCTGGACGTCGTCACCTACGGCGAAGCGATGACGATGTTCGTCGCCGCAGAAACGGGTGATCTCGCGTCGGTCGGCCACTTCACGAAGCGCGTCGCCGGGGCGGATCTGAACGTCGCCATCGGCTTGTCGCGGCTCGGCTTCAAAGTCGGCTGGATGAGCCGCGTCGGCCGCGATTCGTTCGGCCGCTACGTCCTCGACGTGCTCGCGGAGGAAGGCATCGACGCGCGCTGCGTGAGCATCGACGAGCGCTATCCGACAGGGTTTCAGCTGAAGGGCAAATGCGACGACGGCAGCGATCCGGCAGTCGAGTATTTTCGCAAGGGCTCGGCGGCAAGCCATCTTTCGGTCGACGACTATGTCGCGGATTACGTGGTCGGCGCGCGTCACCTGCACCTCACAGGCGTCGCGCCGGCGATCTCCGCAAGCTCGCGCGAACTCGCGTTCCACATGGCCCGTGAAATGCGCGCCGCAGGCAAGTCGATCTCCTTCGATCCGAACCTGCGCCCGACGTTATGGCCGTCGCGGGAAGCCATGGCCGAATCGTTGAACGCGCTCGCCGCGCTCGCCGACTGGGTTCTGCCCGGCGTGAGCGAGGGCCTCGTGCTTACCGGTTATGCGGCGCCGGAGGACATCGCGGCGTTCTATCTCGACCGCGGCGCGAAAGGCGTGGTCGTCAAGCTCGGCGCAGAGGGCGCATACTTCCGCACCGCCGATGGCGACTCAGGCGTCGTTGCCGGCGTGCCGGTCACGAACGTGGTCGATACCGTCGGCGCCGGCGATGGCTTCGCAGTCGGCGTCGTGAGCGCGCTGCTCGAAGGGCGCAGCGTGCGCGATGCAATCGCACGCGGCAATCGCATTGGCGCATTGGCGATTCAAGTGATCGGCGACAGCGAAGGCCTGCCGACGCGCGAGGCGCTAGATGCGCTCGAATCGCAGGACCAGAGCGGCAAAAACGACAAAAACGACAAGACGGCCCGAGCCGCGATCATCGTCTGA
- a CDS encoding YeiH family protein, with translation MSTVPASLASGSSTRGQLNGILFVALFAAAVTRLSALPAIAGLGISPLIVGIVAGALYGNALKDGMPQSWAAGVNFSARKLLRIAVAFFGLRVSLQEIAQVGLPGFAVSTLVVVSTLVIGTWVGMKLMKLDRDTALLTAAGSAICGAAAVLAFESTLQSKPHKSAMAVGSVVLFGTLSMFLYPIALHAGWLHLDTLGAGLFFGGTIHEVAQVVGAASNVSPEATHIATIVKMTRVMLLVPVLLVVGVWINRARGDATASVNKGKGKLAVPWFALGFLALVVVNSLHILPESATSTLNTLDTFALTMAMTALGMETRIAQIREAGPRAIATGAILYVWLVVGGLAITYGVERLFG, from the coding sequence ATGTCCACCGTCCCCGCCTCGCTTGCCTCCGGTTCGTCCACCCGTGGTCAGCTCAACGGCATTCTGTTCGTCGCCTTGTTCGCCGCGGCGGTCACGCGGTTGTCCGCGCTGCCTGCCATCGCCGGGCTCGGGATCAGCCCGCTGATCGTCGGCATCGTGGCGGGCGCGCTCTACGGCAATGCGCTCAAGGACGGCATGCCGCAGAGCTGGGCAGCCGGCGTCAACTTTTCGGCGCGCAAGCTCCTGCGCATTGCGGTGGCATTCTTCGGACTGCGCGTGAGTCTCCAGGAGATCGCGCAAGTTGGCCTGCCGGGCTTCGCCGTATCGACGCTCGTCGTCGTGAGCACACTCGTTATCGGTACGTGGGTGGGCATGAAGCTCATGAAGCTCGACCGCGATACGGCGCTCCTCACGGCGGCCGGCAGCGCAATCTGCGGCGCGGCGGCCGTGCTCGCGTTCGAATCGACGCTGCAATCCAAGCCGCACAAGAGCGCGATGGCGGTCGGAAGCGTCGTGCTGTTCGGCACCCTCTCGATGTTCCTTTACCCGATCGCACTGCATGCAGGATGGCTGCATCTCGACACGCTCGGCGCGGGGCTCTTCTTCGGCGGCACGATCCACGAAGTCGCGCAGGTCGTCGGCGCGGCGAGCAACGTGAGCCCGGAGGCGACGCACATCGCCACCATCGTCAAGATGACGCGCGTGATGTTGCTGGTGCCGGTGCTGCTCGTGGTCGGCGTATGGATCAACCGGGCACGCGGCGATGCGACAGCGAGCGTCAACAAAGGAAAAGGCAAGCTCGCGGTGCCGTGGTTCGCGCTCGGATTCCTCGCGCTCGTCGTCGTGAATTCGCTGCATATCCTGCCGGAAAGCGCCACGAGCACGCTCAACACGCTCGACACCTTCGCGCTCACGATGGCGATGACCGCGCTCGGCATGGAAACGCGCATCGCGCAGATTCGGGAAGCCGGCCCGCGGGCGATTGCAACGGGCGCGATTCTCTACGTGTGGCTGGTGGTGGGCGGCCTGGCGATAACGTACGGCGTTGAACGCCTTTTCGGTTGA
- a CDS encoding LysR family transcriptional regulator, whose translation MTPDQLITFATVAEHANISRAAVALHLSQPAVSGQLRLLNEEFGEPLYQRDGRGIRLTPAGEALLGYATRLREAFQQAHALRDAMRGLESGTLRIGASTTPASYLLPYLIAAFRKRYPEVVVTTIDGNTAEIVAALGSLDVAIIEGPTGLGLPPTAGVTPWLDDEIVAIVRAGHALADGRAGATLEGIGEHPLVLRERGSGVRQIVERAFGERGVDMRVALEIAGVEGVKEAVRAGMGIGFVSAMSIRHEDNALRRLHIAPEPLMRRFSILLPHAAAPSRAAARFVEICEDRAALG comes from the coding sequence GTGACCCCCGACCAGTTGATAACCTTCGCCACCGTAGCGGAGCACGCCAATATAAGCCGGGCGGCGGTCGCGCTCCATCTTTCGCAGCCCGCCGTTTCGGGCCAGCTCCGTTTATTGAATGAAGAATTCGGTGAACCGCTGTACCAGCGCGACGGCCGCGGCATCCGACTCACGCCGGCGGGCGAAGCGCTGCTCGGATACGCCACGCGCTTGCGGGAGGCGTTCCAGCAGGCGCATGCGCTGCGCGACGCCATGCGCGGGTTGGAAAGCGGGACGTTGCGCATCGGCGCGAGCACGACGCCCGCCAGTTATCTGCTGCCATACCTGATCGCAGCGTTCCGCAAGCGCTACCCGGAGGTCGTCGTCACGACCATCGACGGGAACACGGCGGAAATCGTCGCGGCGCTCGGCTCGCTCGATGTCGCGATCATCGAGGGACCCACCGGCCTCGGCTTGCCGCCAACGGCGGGCGTGACGCCGTGGCTCGACGACGAAATCGTGGCGATCGTGCGCGCCGGGCATGCGCTCGCCGACGGCCGCGCCGGCGCGACGCTGGAGGGCATCGGCGAGCATCCGCTGGTGTTGCGCGAGCGCGGTTCGGGCGTGCGCCAGATCGTGGAGCGGGCGTTCGGCGAACGTGGCGTCGACATGCGTGTGGCACTAGAGATCGCAGGCGTGGAGGGCGTGAAAGAAGCGGTGCGGGCGGGCATGGGCATCGGCTTCGTTTCCGCGATGTCCATCCGTCACGAGGACAATGCGCTGCGGCGTCTGCATATCGCGCCCGAGCCGCTCATGCGCCGTTTCTCGATTCTGTTGCCGCATGCAGCCGCGCCGTCGCGCGCCGCCGCGCGTTTTGTCGAGATCTGCGAAGACCGCGCCGCCCTCGGCTAG
- a CDS encoding ClcB-like voltage-gated chloride channel protein, producing MLSFLLKLRTHAQRLFRLSDSHTMLIWAVVVGVAGAFATTVFREGIALSQRLLGNHSEGLVALATLLPWPARIALPAAGGLVAGFCLIAARRHEKKHANADYMEAVTIGDGAVPVSQTVWRSLSSLFTITSGGSIGREGSMVQLAALVSSLIGRWVHFDPPRLRLLVACGAAAGITSAYNAPIAGAFFVTEIVLGSMAMESFGPIVVSSVVANITMREFAGYRPPYEMPVFPTIAGVEVLLFVVLGLLCGALAPHFLRLLAASKRRFALLPLPLPVRLALGGLIVGIISVWWPEVWGNGYEVVNSLLHQPWTWTALLTVLVFKTIATAATAGSGAVGGIFTPTLFVGAVLGCLFGMGVHGVWPHSTSAPFAYAMVGMGAFLAAATHAPLMAILMIFEMTLSYQVVLPLMLSCVVAYFIARTSEQTSMYEVTLRRTREEKERLRLAATQMRELVKPADTVVPLTANVKDMTRVFLEYPVKYLYVIDEAGRFRGVVALKDITSDLLDAHDTATKTAADYLQPQFDVLTPDMSLGEALQHFLAFQGERLPVIERKSAPLLLGVVYKTSLLDAYFRLNPTTR from the coding sequence GTGCTCTCGTTCCTGCTCAAGCTGCGCACGCACGCGCAACGACTCTTTCGGCTGTCCGACTCGCACACGATGCTCATCTGGGCGGTGGTCGTCGGCGTGGCGGGCGCGTTTGCGACGACCGTCTTTCGCGAAGGCATCGCGCTCTCGCAGCGGCTGCTGGGCAATCACTCCGAGGGACTCGTCGCGCTGGCGACCCTGCTGCCGTGGCCCGCGCGCATCGCGCTGCCGGCCGCCGGCGGACTCGTCGCGGGCTTTTGCCTGATCGCGGCGCGGCGGCATGAGAAGAAGCACGCGAACGCCGATTACATGGAAGCCGTCACCATCGGCGACGGCGCGGTGCCGGTCTCGCAAACGGTCTGGCGAAGCCTGTCGTCGCTCTTCACCATCACGAGCGGCGGCTCCATCGGCCGTGAAGGGTCGATGGTGCAGCTTGCCGCGCTCGTCTCGTCGCTCATCGGCCGATGGGTCCACTTCGACCCGCCGCGCCTGCGACTGCTCGTCGCGTGCGGGGCGGCGGCGGGCATCACGTCCGCGTATAACGCGCCGATCGCCGGCGCGTTCTTCGTCACGGAGATCGTGCTTGGCTCGATGGCGATGGAGAGCTTCGGGCCCATCGTCGTGTCGTCGGTCGTCGCCAACATCACGATGCGCGAGTTCGCGGGCTACCGGCCGCCTTACGAGATGCCGGTGTTCCCGACCATCGCGGGCGTCGAAGTGCTGCTTTTCGTGGTGCTCGGCCTGCTGTGCGGCGCGCTGGCGCCGCATTTTCTGCGGCTGCTCGCGGCGTCGAAACGGCGCTTCGCGCTACTGCCGTTGCCCTTGCCGGTGCGGCTCGCGCTCGGTGGACTGATCGTCGGCATCATCTCCGTATGGTGGCCGGAAGTCTGGGGCAATGGCTATGAAGTCGTCAACTCGCTGCTGCATCAACCGTGGACCTGGACGGCGCTGCTCACGGTGCTCGTCTTCAAGACCATCGCGACGGCAGCGACCGCGGGCTCCGGCGCGGTCGGCGGTATCTTCACGCCGACGCTCTTCGTGGGCGCGGTGCTCGGCTGTCTCTTCGGGATGGGCGTGCACGGCGTCTGGCCGCATTCGACGTCCGCGCCGTTCGCCTACGCGATGGTCGGCATGGGCGCCTTTCTCGCCGCCGCCACGCACGCGCCGCTGATGGCGATCCTCATGATCTTCGAGATGACGCTCTCGTATCAGGTCGTGCTGCCGCTGATGCTCTCGTGCGTCGTCGCGTATTTCATCGCGCGCACGTCCGAGCAGACGTCGATGTACGAAGTCACGCTGCGCCGCACGCGCGAGGAAAAGGAGCGGCTGCGCCTCGCCGCGACGCAGATGCGCGAGCTCGTCAAGCCCGCCGATACGGTCGTGCCGCTGACGGCGAACGTGAAGGACATGACGCGCGTGTTCCTCGAGTATCCGGTGAAGTACCTCTACGTGATCGATGAAGCCGGGCGCTTTCGCGGCGTCGTCGCGCTGAAGGACATCACGTCCGATCTGCTCGACGCTCACGACACGGCGACGAAGACCGCCGCCGATTATCTTCAGCCGCAATTCGACGTGCTCACGCCCGACATGTCGCTCGGCGAGGCGCTACAGCACTTTCTCGCGTTCCAGGGCGAACGGCTGCCGGTGATCGAGCGCAAATCCGCGCCGCTCCTGCTGGGCGTCGTGTACAAGACCTCGCTTCTGGACGCATACTTCCGTCTGAACCCGACCACGCGCTGA
- a CDS encoding DUF2795 domain-containing protein, which translates to MTDKPAENHFLNDEPIDDEIAQTLRMVQFPANKDALVEAARQAGASNDVINVFDGLPEQDYADADSVEQLLGSNGGPGIAG; encoded by the coding sequence ATGACCGACAAGCCCGCAGAAAACCACTTTCTGAACGACGAGCCGATCGACGACGAGATCGCGCAGACGCTGCGCATGGTGCAGTTTCCCGCGAACAAGGACGCGTTAGTCGAAGCGGCGCGGCAGGCGGGCGCGAGCAACGATGTGATCAACGTATTCGATGGCCTGCCGGAACAGGATTACGCGGATGCGGATTCGGTCGAGCAGTTGCTGGGGAGTAATGGCGGGCCGGGGATCGCGGGGTGA
- a CDS encoding glutathione S-transferase — translation MAYELYYWDGLQGRGEFVRLALEDAGAEYIDVARASKKSGYGMDAMMKLLNSKTEPHIPFAPPFLKDGELIVPQVANILLYLGPKLNLAPKDEALRYVAHGLQLTIADLVAEVHDTHHPLATDLYYEDQKDAAKIRTKNFIEKRVPKFIGYFERVLKQNPHGDTQMVGDTITYVDLSMFQIVEGLHYAFPRAMKTFAKHYPRVSALHDAVLERPNIAAYVDSERRIPFNESGIFRHYPELDQDAQ, via the coding sequence ATGGCTTACGAACTGTATTACTGGGACGGCTTGCAGGGCCGCGGGGAATTCGTGCGGCTCGCGCTGGAAGATGCGGGTGCGGAGTACATCGATGTCGCCCGCGCATCGAAGAAGAGCGGTTATGGCATGGACGCCATGATGAAGCTGCTCAACAGCAAGACAGAGCCGCATATTCCGTTTGCGCCGCCGTTCCTGAAAGACGGCGAACTCATCGTGCCGCAGGTGGCGAACATCCTGCTCTATCTGGGTCCGAAGCTGAACCTTGCGCCGAAAGACGAAGCCTTGCGCTACGTCGCGCATGGATTGCAGCTGACCATCGCGGATCTCGTGGCCGAGGTACACGATACGCATCATCCGCTCGCCACCGATCTGTATTACGAAGACCAGAAAGACGCCGCGAAGATTCGCACGAAGAATTTCATCGAGAAGCGCGTGCCGAAGTTCATCGGCTATTTCGAGCGCGTGCTCAAGCAGAACCCGCACGGCGACACGCAGATGGTCGGCGACACCATCACCTATGTCGACCTTTCGATGTTCCAGATCGTCGAGGGATTGCATTATGCATTCCCTCGCGCGATGAAGACATTCGCCAAGCACTATCCGCGCGTGTCGGCGCTGCATGACGCCGTGCTCGAACGGCCGAACATCGCGGCGTACGTGGATTCCGAGCGGCGCATTCCGTTCAATGAATCGGGCATTTTCCGGCACTACCCCGAACTCGATCAGGACGCGCAGTGA
- a CDS encoding cystathionine gamma-synthase family protein: protein MDKQGFTTSIVHGDRNAGVEHGGLRQPIHTSVQYGFERVEDLIGVFQGTKKGGYNYARQGTPTTAALERKLTMLEEGVGSICFSTGMAAITAVFLTLLRAGDHLVASRYVFGNTNSLFNTLRTLGIEVTTVDAGKTDHVAEAITPKTRMVFVETIANPGTQVPDLAGIGELCRERGLAYVVDNTITSPALFKPKHVGASLVVNSLTKTIAGHGAALGGAVTDTGLFDWSQYPNIADDYRRAGPKEQGLLQIRKKGLRDMGAALSSEQAHQIALGAETLALRVAKCSDNALALARFLEGHEAIGRVFYPGLESHPQHGIAKSLFKSGSWLLSFELRNPDKMLDVVNALQLPVKATGLGDTRTLIIPVAPTIFFEAGSQTRKAMGISDGMIRLSAGIEETDDLIADFEQALRLA, encoded by the coding sequence ATGGACAAGCAAGGCTTCACCACGAGCATCGTTCACGGCGACCGCAACGCGGGCGTCGAACATGGCGGCCTGCGCCAGCCGATCCATACATCGGTGCAGTACGGGTTCGAGCGCGTCGAAGACCTGATCGGTGTGTTCCAGGGCACGAAGAAGGGCGGCTATAACTACGCGCGCCAGGGCACGCCGACAACCGCCGCGCTCGAACGCAAGCTCACAATGCTGGAAGAAGGCGTCGGTTCGATCTGCTTCAGCACCGGCATGGCTGCGATCACGGCGGTCTTCCTGACGCTGTTGCGCGCGGGCGATCATCTCGTCGCGAGCCGTTATGTGTTCGGCAACACGAACAGCCTCTTCAATACGCTCCGCACGCTCGGTATCGAGGTGACGACGGTCGATGCCGGGAAGACCGACCATGTCGCCGAGGCCATCACCCCGAAGACACGCATGGTCTTCGTCGAAACCATCGCGAATCCGGGCACGCAGGTGCCGGACCTCGCGGGTATCGGCGAACTCTGCCGCGAGCGCGGGCTGGCTTATGTCGTCGATAACACGATCACGTCGCCCGCGCTTTTCAAGCCGAAGCACGTCGGCGCGAGCCTCGTCGTCAATTCGCTGACGAAGACCATCGCAGGTCATGGCGCGGCGCTCGGCGGCGCCGTCACGGACACGGGGCTTTTCGACTGGAGCCAGTATCCGAACATCGCCGACGATTACCGCCGTGCCGGTCCGAAGGAACAAGGGCTGTTGCAGATCCGCAAGAAGGGCCTGCGGGACATGGGCGCCGCGCTTTCGTCCGAGCAGGCGCATCAAATCGCGCTCGGCGCCGAAACACTGGCGCTACGCGTCGCGAAGTGCAGCGACAACGCGCTTGCCCTTGCGCGCTTTCTGGAAGGTCACGAGGCCATCGGGCGCGTGTTTTATCCGGGGCTGGAGAGCCATCCGCAGCATGGCATCGCGAAGTCTTTGTTCAAGAGCGGCTCGTGGCTGCTTTCGTTCGAGTTGCGCAATCCCGACAAAATGCTCGACGTCGTCAATGCACTGCAACTGCCGGTGAAGGCGACGGGTCTGGGCGATACGCGCACGCTCATCATTCCTGTCGCGCCGACGATCTTCTTCGAAGCGGGCTCGCAAACGCGCAAGGCGATGGGCATTTCCGACGGCATGATCCGGCTGTCGGCGGGCATCGAAGAGACCGACGATCTGATCGCGGATTTCGAGCAGGCCCTTCGGCTTGCCTGA